AACAATACTCTATACACCCTATATAATTTCTAAACCAAAACATCAACATAACCTTATTTAACAACATATTATTTTCCCTGACTACGATCTATTAGTGGACAATAAACTAAAGATGGAAAATTCTAATAAAAGAAAAGTCACTTCGCTAGCGAAACATGGCATAATCAAACAGAAAAGCTGAACAAAAATGGTGTCAACAGCTATAGACGTAAAACGCTTAGGTTATCCTTGTCAAACGAATAGGTTAATAAACATTGATTTTCTTACCGATTTTTACTAATATTTGGATGAACAAAGCTTCTAAATCACGAATCGCAATGAATTTCGAGATAATCGAAGCTATAACATATAACTATACGTTTACATGACGCAATCAAAGAACGTATCAATACTTGAAAATTGGTTATAATAAAATGTCGACAAAAACTTTGAAAGTACTAACCAGTTAtttaactaaataataatattttataacgtaTTTAGCTGTTTATTTGGTTATATTCGTAAGAATTTGGTTAATAAAAGAATGGCAATCTTCTATCTTCCATTTCCCCAATCCATCCATTTTATGTTTCGTTATACCTTATACgactaaataaacaaaaataaatcattcttattctatacacttttcgatattTTATAATTGGTACAATAAAATcattgattatttaatttaaataacttttatttatttctctattgaGCATATaagtcaattatttatttttgaaattccaaatttatgaaattatgtTTGCGTAGTACGAAGCGTTGTAGCTTGTTAAGGCGTTTTACATTTTTGAAATAAACTCAAGCATGTTTCGTGTGAGTAGTGTCGAACATGCTTTTAGTTAAGAAATCGTTACAAATGCCTCTAgaatgaatatttattttctcgGCAATAGATGGCGTGGTTATCAACCTTCGATAAATTTACGTGGACGttgtcaatgtcaaaagaactgtcaaaacaaaTACTGTCAGTCCAGTGTTGAGTGAGAAATTACTTTTGAAAGAGCGCTacgataaaatataattatgctCATAAAATCTTACTACTACTGAGTGTAATCTTGAACTAGGCTTGTTTCATTCCTATTAATTAATTTTCCATCAACCATGGCTCAAGAACTAACCGAACTGTGCCAGTTGTTGTTCCCAGATTCCAGCAGCGGTAAGAATCTATTCTACATCTAGTATTCCAGCGAAATGTTTGCCACTATTATGGTATCAGTTAGTAGGGCGATGCTACAATACCCTTGTGACTTTACCATTGCTCCATTGATTATAACACAAAGCATACTTATACCATTTTCCATgcattattatatttactaatatccattaaaatatattaattttagaaAATGCAGAGTACTTCAGTGAAATCAATGAATACATTAAAAAACTGGGGTCGCAAAATTGGGATCACATAAGAAAAGAGCCAGAAAGATTGACTGAAGAGATGAACCAACTGACAGAGCAAACTCAAGACCTAGCGTTTACAAATTACAAGACATTTGTGGAGACAGCAGAGATTTCACGGACCATCATGAAGGACCTTGGGAATTCTAAAGAATCACTGACAAAGTTTCTTGAGGCTACGCCTGACTTTATACAGGAATGTGAGAATTTTTCGCAAATGGCTGGAAATATTGTTAAGgagaaaaggtaaaataaaagtacatataTTCTAATAGAGCATGGCAACTCTGGAAACATTTTCTATACAGGAAAATGTAATCATGTATCAATTGAACAGCATGGGAAACAGTACTTTAACTTATGGTTGTGATAACTTAACCCATTCAACTCTAATCACAATATACTGTCATTAtgtttctaaaaaaatatagtaattACATTGTGAGTTGACCGCAGGTCCAACACCGAAGACAGATTATTCGGTCACacaccacagagcaacatagacctacatgcatatgcataaagttcaatttcagttttgacattgtaaATACTGAATTGTCTGTTATGTTGTAAATTCCAGTCGCTACAGTTCCATTCGCAACCAGAGTGAGAAGTTACTGGAACTTTTAGAGTTGCCTGCGTTGATGCGTGAAGCCCTCTCCGCCGAGGACTATGAAAGCGCTTTGGATATCTTCACTTTCATCCGGAACTTATCTAAGCGGTATTCTGAGATACCCTTAGTTCAGGTTTGTACACAAtgaataactattttttttttaatttaaacacCTATTGGCCCTTTCAATTCTTTCAAAAAATTTCTAGAAAATGTTTTCCTGTATTTGTAGTAAAAGTTTCTGCATCCCACATgccttacagatgtagtgcataattgttttccttcgtattttctcggaaacgttcgtatttgtcatgctacttcagtcaacctcagtacttttttaccgagactgactgaaatagcaagacacgttcgtacgtttccgtgaaaatacgaaggaaaataatcaTACACTACATCTAAACCTTACCTAGGTTATGCCTTACACAGCATTGCAATATAGCAATTGCAAATAATCTAATTAACTTTTATTTGCAGAATACGACATCCGAGATCATGACCCTCTGGTTTGAGACACTATATCATTTGTTCAATCAGCTCCGATATGATTTGCCGCTGCCGCAATGTCTTCAGGTAGTTTTTATTGCTATGCaattaaagttcaaaatagGATACTAAAGACAGGACGCTTACCACAAGGATTTTCGTACATTGACGGCGACGACAGGCGActgttgctatctctattgcacgcgcataattatattcctGTCACGCTTGCATAGTGACATTGACAGCTGGCATCATGGGCAGCAATACTATAATTATAATTGTTATGAaattaaagttcaaaatagGATACAGATtgatttaattatatattttagatACTTGGATATCTCCGAAGAGCCAACACCGTATACCGGTCGACGGATGACGATGGCAGCATTCAATACACAGGAAGCAAGACTAACACATCTGATGGTCTTCATTTGCATTTTTTGAAAGCAAGAAACGCTTGGTTCGAAAAAGCTTTGGAGGATGCCAAAAATACCGAATGTATGTATTTttgactaaaaaaaaaacaaaaggagGTTATTGTATTCgtctgtattttatttattgtcataaataaattaaaacaaaaataacgtggtatacctactcaaaaaattacatgtcacatacttactttttaatttaacgtgcgtgtaatttttttaagtagttAATAAGgttctattattataattgtaatGTATTCATGTTTAAGCTGATGGCCGTGTTGCCTAtgcatcaataaaaaaaaatattcctgaGGAACAGCTAaattacagcttggcaaaaaagagtagaaattaaaaaagcagtaacactgtagtgtcgtccctttcagatcaatttatataagagaacaggacgacactacagtgttgccactttttaatttctactcttttttgccaggctgtagtAGGCGAGTAGGTACCATACTTTGTTTTAACCTGCATTTTGTATTCATTGCAGCCAGCGAAAGACTGTTGAGGAGAATAGTGGAGTTGCACCGAATTCACCTGTTTAACGTACTGACGCAGCACAAATCAATATTTCTCTCCGACGCCCACGAGTCCAGGGCGAGAGAAGACGAACTGAATGGAACTAGTGCCTTGTCTTGTTGGTTGAAACAAAAGGTACATGGTAAaccttaaccttttgaccgcaaAGTATGTAAAATATGTCAACTGACGCGTGCGGCTGcaacccaatatcaaccttcatgCATTCGGACAAGGTTCACGTTCAAAGAATCAagtcatagaataaataatagtactaccgtacagaaaggaaacttcctacaaaaccgaagtttgacagcggttcagggtcgaatcatgctgtccttttctaatatatggcactatccctttaggctatttagggttgtcaaaattcaagccttTATCTTatttgtggtcgtgcacgcaaagggacatcaagttgtgtcaatcctaataattgctcggagcaatgctgagccgagcggagcaaAGTTTGGCcaaagtcaggagtttcgcacccctggtcaAGCCTTGGTTGTCACAAATGCTCATTTTGCCATAAAGATTTAGGGTCTTAAGAGGATTGTTTTGCATATCGTTAGGACTTCCGACTTCTATTTCGAGGCCTTACTAATTGAATCTAAAATACAATGATCTGCATTATATTATCTTGTTTTTTGCAGGTAGAAGTTTTGGCCCAAATCCTAAACCGAGACTTACAAAACGAAGACGAATCCAACTTCGAATCCCTATTTAACCAGTGTATGTATCTCTGTCTATCATTTGGAAGAGTCGGCGCGGACATGAGATGCACTCTGACCCCGCTCTTTAGAAAAAATCTTTTGGCACTATTCTACAAAGGATTAGACAAAGCGGAAAACCACTTTGAGAACCAGATGAAGTCGTATAAAGTGCCTACTATAAAGAATGTGCCACGACCAGTGAATGAGAATGCTTCTGCGGGGCCTCCAGAAAGTCTCTTAGACTATTATCCGTTGGCTGAATACTGCAATGGAATGTTGATAGTACTGAATATGTTAAGAAACACAGCTCCATTGAATATAGTGAAAGAAGTATACAATGCATATAGGAACTCCTTGAACCAGGCTGTCCAAGTGTTAACGGCATTTTACCACAGAGAACAACAAGCTTTTACGGATATCGAGAGGCAGAATTTTGTTTCGTTATGCATTTGTTTTACTGAAGATTTCGTGCCGTATATATCGAAGTGCCTGTCGTTATCGTTCCCGTCCACTCAGATTGCGGAGCTCCTTGGTGTTACTTTGACGGTTTTACAAGAAAGCAAGCTTCTGCACATTGACCAAGTCGGTATTTGCGAGCCTTTGAATAGTATTACTGGGCTTACTATCAATTGAAATATGAATTTTATGTGTATACAACATATTGTATGAATTGtatcataatttataatgtatttataattttaactatAAGAAATCGACCTCGCCGAAACTTAAACACCGATTTAAGCTAAACAATATACTTATAGAGAGAACGCATAAGACACAAAGTTTCGGCGTGGCGTCCTTATCTAAGCAAATAAAACgttaaaaaataatacaaaagctttttattgaaaaaagatAACATAAAGTTACACttataaaggttaaataaacgCTTGTAAGGCACTGCCTTCAACAGGTAAATAAATGGAATGACATAACAAAGCTAAGCTTAACTAAACCTAATCTTTTTGACTCGTGATTTCCCCTCATCGTTCCTGGAGACCTCGTAGTAATGCGTGACCTTGTCCACATTGCCGAGGGACTCTATGAATTCCTTGTCGtgggtgatgatgatgaacatgAAGTTCTTTTGTCTCATGCGCTCTTGGACTATCTCGCCGAGAGCAGAGCATAGGCTCCGCACGTTTTCGTGGTCTAGATTTGTTGTGGGTTCGTCTAGGGCTAGGATGCCGAACCTGAAAGAATATTTTTGATTATCCCTTTTTCAGGCATaatacgatttatcgaccacataggtgtcaatttaatttcaaccttagcattccgatttaaggttcaaattaagaTTCGACAAAACGTAATTATTTGGATTTGTTGTCCTTCTAGATTGGTACAACCTGGAAAAGGGTTATACATACGAGTTATTTGTTAGTTTGTTTAGGCTCCCGATGTTCGATTGAGCTGGAATTGGAGACCAAAGATGGCCACACTCGTCTTGATATGTAAGATGATCGTCGAAAGAAAAGTTCTTTATATCGTAACGAGAAGCTTACAATACGTCTACATGCAATGCAATTGCGTTGTCCGTCCACCTTGTCGAGGGCCTTGGTACGCAGCGCTTTCGAGTCCGTGTTCACTTTCGTTACTCTAGGGACGTCTGCTAGCTAGCGCGGGTGCACGGAGCCAGCTAGCGGTCGCCCTAGGACTTAGTTGCCTTAAAGTTTACTCACCTAGAACTAAACGTTTCTGCGAGAGCCAATCTTATAATGAGACAGGCTAATACTTTTTGTCCAGCACTGCATCGCCCCCTCATATCGATCTCAACATTGTTCTTACTTTGTACAACTCTGAAACAGTAATTCATAAACGAATTAGATTGTATCATAGATAATGGGAAATACAGAGATTCgttaagtttaaaatattatcatggtataataatatactccgcctggtactctattcccgtcttttctaggtcacctaactgacacaagcctacgtcattatgcgacagcgctatatgataatatgcgatagcgctatatatagcggccatgttattgtgacgtaggcctgtgtcactctgggaatagaagaccatgttttattagaccatgaataTTATAGCTGCGAATTTAACAACTGAAGAAGTAGATGGCGCTACCGGCAACataatgttatgttatgtacagtcgccatcagatatatcggagcggtcaaggtgctcacaaatatttgaacccgccctctattgtcaaggcgttagagtgcgtgtttagatattgggaacaccttggccgctccgatatatttgacggcgactgtacataCGGTACATACAAGCTCAAGCGCTAAAATTTGAGAATTCAGTTCATAGGCGGAGTTTTATTTGCGAAAAAATAACTTGGATTTGACCGGGTGACTACTCCCCAGACCTAAATTGCCTGAAGCTGAATACGCCCTAGATCCAGTAAACACAAAAGACACGCTGCCGaatagcgccatctactccAGTTGGCAGAATTGCGGCTGTAATATTTTGCACTACTTGTCTAAGTATTCTGATGTTTGAGAGACTAGTTTCCACAAAATGTATGGCGCCGTACTACGCCGTCTACTTGAACTGTCAAATTTTCGACTTTATTTTGCACTACAGTAGAACCTCGATTATTCGAACTAATTGGGACAGAATTCGGATAATCGAAACGTGTTCTTTTGGACTATATCAAACAAAAACCACACCTTTTTCCATAAAAACAGGATAATTGAGGATTCGGGTAACCGAGGTTTTACTGTACATTCTATACTCGTATTAGTATTCGATATTAAACAATTAGAAAAGCGTTATTACTTACCTATAATCGTATTTCCGTCTTTCCATGTCAGCAGACATACTTGATTCAGTCTTTATCTCTATATAGTCAATATCGTTTCCTCTGTATATCTTCCGCCACATTTCCCTGAAAGTTAACTTTCATTTTAATACCGATAATAAAATCTTGAGTGTTAAATTGTGAACCTTATGCAATGACGTTAAGGTCTAGTCTGTGTTCTTATATCCtagatactaaaatgacagttGGGTTGGAAAATTTGTCACTCACACAATCATCccgtttttacaagcttttatttaactggCAATGATTGTTTGTATGATGTTccggtcaaatcttgcaagctaaattagacgATTGAGTTGAAactttacatacatatgtaaagttgaggtgacaatgcaatattatggtaccatcgagctgatttgaTGATGGTCACGTGAGACTCtgtaataaaaaaccggccaagtacgagtcggactcgcgttccaagggttccgtattacccaatttttaacaatgtatttttatatgtaaatcgcgagtgaattgcctttaaaaaacccgtaggggtcggatcaaaaactaagtaattagtccgactcacgcttgactgcatatttctaataggttttcctttcgtctataggtaaagaactatattatatttttttcaaaattttagacccagtagtttcggagataaagggaggggaatggtaaatttttggctattttcttaaataaccattaaactatttattttaaaatatctttgagattctcaaaatgagctctttcatttgatatgtaacacgatatagtttaaaaaacattacatattttttaattttctcatttacccccgaAAAGTGGCctctatgtttaaaattcatttgttaacgtaaatttcaacttgattgttacttttggagaaaatgggccgtgacagacagacggacagacagacgcacgagtgaacctataagggttcagttttttccttttgaggtacggtaccctaaaaaacgtaacctaattgtgtttgggtttgttagaattgtctcgaatAGTATTAGTTCCTGTTGAAACAATAGTACAGTCGgctataaaagcttgtatcaaaaattaaaatttgtcaaaaaaattgTAGATATGAAAAGTTGAAAACAAGGTATACTGTTGGTTCTCATACCTTATGATAAGATTGATGTTCTCCATTTTTTCTTTGTGGAACTCCATGAGACACTTTTCTAAAGCCACAGAATACTCTTTGAtatctttttctaatgcttGCGTCACTTTCATCTCGTAGAACTTTTCCCTGTATTTCTTCTCGACGTCCTTATTCTGAGCTTTCTTTAGTTCTAGCCTATTTTGTTGCAGTCTTTTCTGTAGAAATCAAAagaataatgtaatttatttcacTCCACGTCTTTGGCTTTATTAGGCCAATTATAATTAGTCTTAAACATCAAACAAACAATttttcagcaaataggccacaggggcacttttacatgtaaaatttttacaagtaataaaaattacaaaatacaattacaaaTATCTAATAATTGACTTTCCACGGGCACCTTTATATGGCGGTGGGCGCTTAAGCTGTTATTAAAGGCGATCCAATACTAATGCGCGTTACGGGACGTAAGCGCCAAAAAGtaccttttctcaaaaatggacgacAAAGTCGattggtcgcgaagcgcgtagtttacggtcagtcaaaaattaaaaagttaaaaacattgcggtctcgattttgggactgcaatgttgcattcAAATTCCGTTATTTGtcgtgttccaaactttttaaaagttgaaatggccatatcaaaagaaggcacaggcccattaaacagccaaacagatgattagtacttataattataatgttggtaccgcgactatttaactgtctcaaataggttggcgtattttcggcagaaaaatacacttctattttttaattaaaaaaataaaaaggcggcaaagctaattttttcaattgtttctacttttttctgtgaaaatatatacgtaagaacgttgcttctgtaaaatatttctattatatttatatttcttgcaccatttttgggaaaagcactatatatgactcggctggaaggctacttgctggcttcggattcaattaaacggactcccaaggtcgtctgtttaatacgaatcctcagcctgcaagtagctacttccgagcctcgacaataatgtactattacccgtggaacatcacatattattatacatacttTAATTTCGTTTAATTCTCCTTCGGTAGTCGCTTTTTCTCTGAGCAACTGTgtatgcttattaattaaaggtcccttttcgGAGATCATATCCATATTGACGCCGCTCATCTTCTCATTGATTTCCGCTAATTCTTTATCACAGCTAGCAATTTCCGTTAGGGCTTTCCTCAGTTTGAGATTATCGTCTAAGTCGCGTTTGTAAATCTGTGGAACAGATCAAATTagttattatttactaaaacgggacttaatcgcgtaaaattttgttttagtttttagggtcaaATACCTAAGTACCACAAAACTACAAACTACCAAGTTAATGCCCAAAATGTAAACTTTAAAATATCTTCACAGCTTTGTGAATAAAGTGGGTAGCTGGTAGATACATAGAttatgggtgaatcaacttttccTTGAAACACATCACAAAAATGCACTCTTTAAAAACCATGATTttaatagatttagatttaataaacattttttaccATAACGATACgcccaggccccaatttcaccacggtgacaggtgcgacaattgtaaaatcactgttgctgacgtcacaggcatccatgggctacggttaccacttaccatcgggcgggccgtattcctgtttgccaccatcattgtattatttaaaaaaactttattatatcggaaaaaaacagatatttcttttgcgaagtttctgacaattgtcaagatttagaagaattgtaggtaattcttgacaggtaatgagtgatatgtcggaatttcgtgacaattgtagtgtttcttgtgataattgtcataaacttagcaagagaaatatctgtttttttccgatataataaagttttttttaataaaacaatgatggtggcaaacaggaatacggcccgcccgatggtaagcggtaaccgtagcccatggatgcctgtgacgtcagcaacagtgatgttttacaattgtcgcacctgtcaccgtggtgaaattggagccagtcCTTTGTCAGCTATATACTAAGCAGATCGCAGATACTAAAACACGCAATTAAGTACAGGTATATGTCAAAAAAATGCCACTGATGTTTCTTGGCCGATAGGGCAGAATAACTTCAAGAAATAGTTGATACAAAATTGTGTTCAAGATTACAGTCTAAAACGTGACGTTTTATGGTAAAGGTACATACCTGGCGGTTAGCGCTCACGTCACGTAGCGCCCCATTAGTATTGGAGCGTCGTTAATAATAGcctaagcgccaaccgccataaggtacctttacctacGTCATAAATTAGTTCGCAATGACTACCTCTTGCTTGGCCAATTCATCCTTCAACGAGTCTATTCTTTTAGTAAGAGTGTTCCTGTCTGTCATAATCTGTTTCTGCCGTTCCAACAGCCGCTCGTTCGCCTCTTTTATTTTATCCATTTCCCGTTGAACGTTCTTCTCTTCATGTTGTCTTATCTCTATTATAATGGTCTTCACTTTATCGAATGAGTTTAAGATTTTCGTTATAAAGCTTCGTTTAGTATCGATTGCGGTTCTGTAAACGAGAATTATTACTGTTTATAAACTTGACCGCCAAacacgtcaactgacgcgcgcggctacaacccaatatcaaccttagtGTGTTCTGATAAGGTTCACGATGACCCGATGACGCGCCACGCACGATAgtcgtggcgttcaaagggatATCTATCAAGTTACTTTCATTCATAACTTGCTTGGAATGTTGGTCTTGGTCTAACTAGTTTATCTATCGTTGTTTAGGTAAATAAGATGATTAATGGTCTGAAAAAGGAATGGCCATGTGCGAGTAAGACcgctaaaaataaaatgtatctttAGACAATGTAAAACGGTAAAACGTCAATTTGCTAGTTTACACTTTTTACCGTTTCTATTGAACTCCATTTGGTAGTAAAAATACCGCAAAAACATTTACTCGTAAATGTTTTCACACTTTATTTCCAAGGAATAAGATTcaatattgtacaaaaatgcTAGCTTGAACATACCTATTCTTTTTTACTGTCTCAGTCTTGGCGTTTTCCTTCTCTTTAAGTTCCGCTTTGAGCGCTCCGGTGGCGTCCTGTAGCTGTTTCAGTTCTAGAGCATACTTCTCGCTGTTTGCTTGCAATTGCTTTAGGGTTTCTTGCAAATTATGTAACTCTTGAAcctaaaataatataagaacATAAGATTTACACTctctttaaccttttgaccgctaAAGACGTCAAGTGACGTGCGCGGCTACAGCTCAATGTAAACCTTCGAGCATTGCGATAAGGTTCACAATGACGTGCCGCTTGCTTGTTCAAATTTGATCATGGCGCGTTCCCAGctgttaccaccaagttgttacttgttatccctatagttcgttttttttagcattagaaataaggtaaacaatcttgacgtgtctttttattgaaaaatacgttttaaaaataagtcacggcaaatatgtgacaattatgaatctaatacgatcatttatattcttctgctttcataagtaatagttactgatttttaaaaagcatttttcaattaaaagacatgtcaagatcgcttaccttcttactaatgcttaaaaaaaacgaactatagtaacaGCGGAATTTTTAGGTCACCGTGAGCAATTCAGCAAAGAGATTTCGTTGGAAAGGAAACTAGGTACTGGTACTGGGAATCATTTATCTTCTTTTACCCTGTGGTAActactattttttatattagTTGCTCACAACAGCCTACCTTTTTCTGTATGTTGAGATATTCCTCCTTCAACTTATTCTTGGACTCAGCCTTGGTCTGCAATTTCTTTGAGTGCGCGTTGAGCTTCAACTGAGCACTCTTGACTCGTGATCGAAGCGTGCTGATCTTTTGTCTCAAGTCAGTTTGCTTTGCTGTCGCTTCGTCAAGCGTCATATCGGATTCTAGGCCTCTGCATTGAGATTTTATGGCTTCTAACTGTCAACAAAAGATTCAAGTAAAACACTTTTACATAATTAGCCTATTACAAATTTACAATTTAAGTATGAAGataacttagaggatataaccaatggagacgccatgtctataattttcggtacaaaatagtctgccgttttttgcgggggaggggcacatcaaatgtatacgtaacgtaaacatagccatgtcagataaacgtcagtccatacatgtggttgaccatggtataataatatactccgcctggtactccattcccgtcttttctaggtcacctaactgacacaagcctacgtcatcatgcgacagcgctatatgataatatgcgatagcgctatatatagcggccatgttgttgtgacgtaggcctgtgtcactctgggaatagaagaccatgttttattagactatgtggttgaccattggccgcctattttcgacagaggggaacgcctgttaatgaccactccgtttggttatattctctcaGGAAGCTAAGGTTCTGAGATGAAGTCTAatttcatcatcttcctcgcgttatcccggcattatgttacggctcatgggagcctggggtccgcttattgacaactaatcccaagaattgaggggaaactaggccttagtaagattagtccggtttcctcacgatgttttccttcaccgaattTGAAATTCGCGTCTTTATCAACTGACATGATGGACGTGtttagtacagatgtagtgcatagttattttccatcgtattttcacggaaacgtacgaaagtgtcttgctatttcagtcagtctcggtacaaaagtaCTGAgcttgactgaagtagcatgacgaaCGTTTTCGAAAATATACGATGGAAAacgattatgcactacatctgtatatatTTTATCATTTAGCCCCACGCCG
The genomic region above belongs to Cydia splendana chromosome 13, ilCydSple1.2, whole genome shotgun sequence and contains:
- the LOC134796028 gene encoding conserved oligomeric Golgi complex subunit 8; this translates as MAQELTELCQLLFPDSSSENAEYFSEINEYIKKLGSQNWDHIRKEPERLTEEMNQLTEQTQDLAFTNYKTFVETAEISRTIMKDLGNSKESLTKFLEATPDFIQECENFSQMAGNIVKEKSRYSSIRNQSEKLLELLELPALMREALSAEDYESALDIFTFIRNLSKRYSEIPLVQNTTSEIMTLWFETLYHLFNQLRYDLPLPQCLQILGYLRRANTVYRSTDDDGSIQYTGSKTNTSDGLHLHFLKARNAWFEKALEDAKNTESSERLLRRIVELHRIHLFNVLTQHKSIFLSDAHESRAREDELNGTSALSCWLKQKVEVLAQILNRDLQNEDESNFESLFNQCMYLCLSFGRVGADMRCTLTPLFRKNLLALFYKGLDKAENHFENQMKSYKVPTIKNVPRPVNENASAGPPESLLDYYPLAEYCNGMLIVLNMLRNTAPLNIVKEVYNAYRNSLNQAVQVLTAFYHREQQAFTDIERQNFVSLCICFTEDFVPYISKCLSLSFPSTQIAELLGVTLTVLQESKLLHIDQVGICEPLNSITGLTIN